A genomic region of Carettochelys insculpta isolate YL-2023 chromosome 7, ASM3395843v1, whole genome shotgun sequence contains the following coding sequences:
- the LOC142015995 gene encoding uncharacterized protein LOC142015995, which produces MDPQQQQQQQQQQQEEALQVVIQGASALLGAAQEAAQWFLPEEPSLGADRDAPTTSLPSSFPAGCSPRLWSYPTSSEWWEQRVMWEWDGDQWLQNFRMHRQTFLELCQWLTPTMRHLDTRMRRALPVERRVAIAIWKLAAPDSFRSMGHQFGVEKVTVGAVIMEVVCALNAVRLQRVIRLGDLDAVITGFAAMGFPNCFEALDRTHIPICAPDHSGGRYINCRGYHSMVL; this is translated from the exons atggacccccagcagcagcagcagcagcagcagcagcagcaggaggaggccctccaggtagtcatccagggggcaagcgccctgctaggtgctgcccaggaggctgcccagtggttcctgcctgaggagccctccctgggggcagatagGGACGCCCCGACCACCAGcctcccctcttccttccctgccggctgctccccccgcctatggagctaccccaccagctctgagtggtgggagcagcgggtcatgtgggagtgggatggcgaccagtggctgcagaacttccgcatgcaccggcagaccttcctggagctctgccagtggctcacccccacaatGAGGCACCTGGACACACGGATGCGGCGCGCTctccctgtcgagaggagggtcgcaatagccatctggaagctggccgctccagacagcttccgctccatgggacaccagtttggagtggaaaaGGTCACAGtcggggccgtcatcatggag gtggtctgtgcactcaaTGCCGTGCGGCTCCAGAGGGttatccgactcggggacctggacgcagtcaTCAccggattcgccgccatggggttcccaaactgtttcgaggccctggacaggacccacatccccatctgtgccccggaccacagtggaggaagatacataaactgcagaggctaccactccatggtcctgtaG